The following proteins come from a genomic window of Gossypium raimondii isolate GPD5lz chromosome 5, ASM2569854v1, whole genome shotgun sequence:
- the LOC128041328 gene encoding DELLA protein SLR1-like, whose product MVLYDSATLGGSCSGSSSSSSSSKPPPLQQRQQTQQDIDGLLAGAGYRVRSSELRKVAQRLERLETAMVNSPADLSQLASDTIHYNPSDLMRQILKLCHGRREERI is encoded by the exons ATGGTGCTGTACGACTCCGCCACGCTAGGGGGGAGTTGCAGCGGCAGCTCATCCTCCTCTTCCTCCTCCAAGCCGCCGCCCTTGCAGCAGCGGCAGCAGACGCAGCAAGATATTGATGGTCTTCTCGCCGGAGCTGGATACAGAGTTAGGTCATCGGAGCTGCGAAAAGTAGCTCAGCGTCTTGAACGACTTGAAACCGCCATGGTTAATTCTCCCGCAGATTTGTCTCAACTTGCTTCCGATACCATCCACTATAACCCTTCCGATTTGATGAgacaaatcttaaaattat GCCACGGTAGGAGGGAGGAACGTATTTAG
- the LOC105769063 gene encoding protein SLENDER RICE1-LIKE 1, with the protein MVLYDSATLGGSCSGSSSSSSSSKPPPLQQRQQTQQDIDGLLAGAGYRVRSSELRKVAQRLERLETAMVNSPADLSQLASDTIHYNPSDLASWVDSLLSEFTQPPTCPSEFIMDPETNQTVVSDAWTTAEPHMPQVHQNISYEQQSLNNQLTVVTAMEEDSGIRLVHMLMTCAECVQRGDFSLATSCLEDMQGLLTRVNTVCGIGKVAGHFIDALSRRIFQGIGGGTINGGSAYENEILYHHFYEACPYLKFAHFTANQAILEAFDGHDCVHVVDFNLMHGLQWPALIQALALRPGGPPLLRLTGIGPPSPDGRDSLREIGLRLAELARSVNVRFAFRGVAASRLEDVKPWMLQVNPKESVAVNSIMQLHRLLGSDLNRNSPIETVLSWIRSLNPKIMTVVEQEANHNQPGFLDRFTEALHYYSTMFDSLEACTVQPHKALAEIYIQREIANVVSCEGSARVERHEPLSKWRTRLSGAGFRPLHLGSNAYKQASMLLTLFSAEGYSVEENDGCLTLGWHSRPLIAASAWQAVSDGTADFPA; encoded by the coding sequence ATGGTGCTGTACGACTCCGCCACGCTAGGGGGGAGTTGCAGCGGCAGCTCATCCTCCTCTTCCTCCTCCAAGCCGCCGCCCTTGCAGCAGCGGCAGCAGACGCAGCAAGATATTGATGGTCTTCTCGCCGGAGCTGGATACAGAGTTAGGTCATCGGAGCTGCGAAAAGTAGCTCAGCGTCTTGAACGACTTGAAACCGCCATGGTTAATTCTCCCGCAGATTTGTCTCAACTTGCTTCCGATACCATCCACTATAACCCTTCCGATCTAGCCTCCTGGGTTGACTCGCTGCTGTCCGAGTTTACTCAGCCTCCTACTTGTCCCTCCGAGTTCATCATGGATCCTGAAACCAATCAGACGGTGGTAAGCGACGCATGGACCACTGCCGAACCTCATATGCCGCAGGTGCACCAGAATATTTCTTACGAGCAACAAAGTTTGAATAATCAGTTAACGGTTGTAACAGCAATGGAGGAAGATTCCGGTATACGGCTGGTTCATATGTTGATGACGTGTGCGGAGTGCGTTCAACGTGGAGACTTCTCATTGGCTACTTCATGTCTCGAAGACATGCAAGGGTTACTGACACGTGTTAACACCGTCTGCGGTATCGGTAAAGTTGCTGGACATTTTATAGATGCTTTGAGCCGTCGTATTTTCCAAGGAATTGGGGGCGGTACTATCAACGGTGGTTCTGCTTATGAGAATGAGATTTTGTATCATCATTTTTACGAAGCGTGTCCGTACTTGAAATTCGCACACTTCACTGCTAATCAGGCGATTCTCGAAGCTTTCGACGGTCACGATTGCGTCCACGTGGTGGATTTCAATTTGATGCACGGCTTACAATGGCCAGCTTTGATACAAGCCCTTGCCTTACGTCCCGGTGGACCCCCTTTACTTCGGCTCACCGGCATTGGACCACCATCACCAGATGGCCGTGACTCGCTTCGCGAAATCGGGTTGCGACTCGCCGAGTTGGCTCGTTCCGTCAACGTTCGTTTCGCCTTCCGTGGAGTCGCGGCTTCCAGGCTTGAAGACGTTAAGCCGTGGATGCTTCAAGTGAATCCAAAAGAATCGGTGGCAGTTAACTCAATCATGCAGCTTCACCGCTTACTCGGGTCTGATCTAAATCGGAATTCCCCTATCGAAACGGTTTTAAGTTGGATCCGGAGCTTAAACCCGAAAATCATGACAGTCGTTGAACAAGAAGCAAACCACAACCAACCCGGTTTTCTAGACCGATTTACCGAAGCtcttcattattattcaacCATGTTCGATTCTTTAGAGGCTTGTACCGTTCAGCCACACAAGGCTTTAGCCGAGATATACATCCAGAGAGAAATCGCTAACGTGGTGAGCTGTGAAGGGTCGGCTCGAGTTGAAAGACACGAACCGTTATCTAAGTGGAGGACACGGCTTAGTGGAGCCGGATTTAGGCCATTGCATTTGGGGTCCAACGCGTATAAGCAAGCTAGCATGTTGTTGACGTTGTTCTCGGCGGAAGGGTATTCAGTGGAAGAAAATGATGGGTGTTTGACTCTAGGTTGGCATAGTCGTCCCCTCATTGCTGCTTCGGCTTGGCAAGCCGTATCTGATGGGACGGCTGATTTCCCAGCATAG
- the LOC105769061 gene encoding protein argonaute PNH1 isoform X2, with the protein MPHMQMRDLKENYVVSKETLKGSMNQKKSSPQMMIKSGDRFEDGKKVLGRRNGRRRGRGYKVDRLQDGKLEPNMGSTPCKSLMFHTRPGYGQLGTKCIVKANHFLAEIPGSDLSHYSVEINPEVASRKLDKAIMTELVKLYRNSDLGTKLPVYDGRKNLYTAGSLPFTSKVFNVILADEDEETGNVRKRDFEVTIKFVAVASMAQLRNLLSGKQVDTPQGALNIIDTVLRELAAQRYLSVGRFLYSPTIRKPQALGGGVESWRGFYQSIRPTQMGLSLNIDMSTIAFIEPLPVVDFVAQILGKDVYSRPMSDADRVKVKKALRGVKVEVTHRGNVRRKYRVSGLTTQPTRELIFPLDEHMNMKSVVEYFQEMYGYTIRYAHLPCLQVGNEKKVNYLPMEACKIVEGQRYTKGLNEKQITSLLKVSCQRPHEQELDILQTVQQNDYDHDPYAKEFGINISSKLASIEARVLPAPWLKYSDTGKEKEYLPQVGQWNMMNKKVINGSTVRYWACINFSRSVQESTAHGFCQELVQMCQISGMEFDRDPVIPIYSARPDQVKKALKYVYHAAANKLEGKELELLIAILPDNNGSLYGDLKRICETDLGLISQCCLTKHVFKISRQYLANLSLKINVKMGGRNTVLLDALSWRIPLVSDIPTIIFGADVTHPESGEDSSPSIAAVVASQDWPEVTKYAGLVCAQPHRQELIQDLYKTWQDPQRGTVAGGMIRELLLAFKKATGQKPLRIIFYRDGVSEGQFYQVLLYELDAIRKACASLEPTYQPPVTFIVVQKRHHTRLFANNHNDRSSTDKSGNILPGTVVDSKICHPTEFDFYLCSHAGIQGTSRPAHYHVLWDENNFTADEIQSLTNNLCYTYARCTRSVSVVPPAYYAHLAAYRARFYIEPEGSETAKSRCTRTTNGSSVRPLPALKDKVKNVMFYC; encoded by the exons ATGCCTCACATGCAAATGAGAGACCTGAAGGAGAACTATGTGGTGTCAAAAGAAACTCTAAAGGGGTCTATGAATCAGAAAAAATCATCACCCCAAATGATGATCAAAAGTGGGGATAGATTTGAAGATGGAAAGAAGGTTTTAGGAAGGAGAAATGGAAGGAGAAGAGGCCGAGGGTATAAAGTAGATAGGCTTCAAGATGGAAAGCTTGAGCCAAACATGGGTTCTACTCCATGCAAGAGCCTTATGTTTCATACAAGGCCTGGTTATGGCCAGCTGGGAACCAAGTGTATCGTTAAAGCCAACCACTTTCTTGCTGAGATACCGGGATCTGACTTGAGTCATTATAgt GTAGAAATAAACCCAGAAGTTGCTTCTCGTAAACTGGACAAAGCCATAATGACAGAGCTGGTTAAACTATATAGAAACAGTGACTTGGGGACGAAGCTTCCTGTTTATGATGGAAGGAAAAACCTATACACTGCTGGATCACTGCCTTTTACTTCTAAGGTGTTCAATGTAATATTGGctgatgaagatgaagaaacaGGCAATGTTAG GAAAAGAGATTTTGAAGTGACCATAAAGTTTGTAGCTGTAGCTAGTATGGCACAATTGCGCAACCTTCTATCTGGTAAACAAGTTGACACCCCTCAAGGTGCCCTTAATATTATTGACACGGTGTTAAGAGAACTCGCGGCTCAAAGGTACTTATCGGTTGGAAGGTTTCTTTATTCTCCTACTATAAGGAAACCGCAAGCATTAGGTGGTGGTGTAGAATCATGGCGTGGCTTCTACCAGAGTATAAGGCCTACTCAAATGGGATTGTCACTGAATATTG ATATGTCAACGATTGCTTTCATTGAACCATTACCTGTCGTTGATTTTGTTGCTCAAATTTTGGGTAAAGATGTTTATTCAAGGCCAATGTCCGATGCAGATCGTGTTAAG GTTAAGAAAGCTCTTAGAGGTGTCAAAGTGGAAGTGACTCACAGAGGAAATGTACGCAGAAAGTACCGGGTTTCAGGGCTAACAACTCAGCCAACAAGGGAGCTAAT TTTCCCACTTGATGagcatatgaacatgaaatcgGTGGTTGAGTACTTCCAAGAGATGTATGGATATACCATTAGATATGCACACCTACCTTGCCTTCAAGTAGGAAATGAGAAGAAGGTGAATTATTTGCCTATGGAG GCTTGCAAGATTGTTGAAGGACAGAGATATACTAAAGGGCTGAATGAAAAGCAGATTACTTCTCTGCTGAAAGTTTCATGCCAAAGACCCCATGAACAAGAATTAGACATCTTACAG ACAGTTCAACAGAATGACTATGATCATGATCCTTATGCAAAAGAGTTCGGCATCAATATAAGCAGCAAGCTTGCATCAATCGAGGCTCGAGTTCTTCCTGCACCATGG CTGAAGTATAGTGACActggaaaagaaaaggaatacTTGCCCCAAGTTGGTCAGTGGAATATGATGAACAAG AAAGTGATAAATGGAAGCACTGTAAGATACTGGGCTTGTATAAACTTCTCACGAAGTGTTCAAGAGAGCACTGCACATGGTTTTTGTCAAGAGTTGGTTCAAATGTGCCAAATTTCTGGCATG GAATTCGATCGAGACCCTGTAATTCCTATCTATTCAGCTAGACCAGATCAAGTTAAGAAGGCACTGAAATATGTATACCATGCTGCTGCAAACAAGCTTGAAGGAAAAGAACTTGAATTACTCATTGCCATTCTTCCAGACAACAATGGATCCTTATATG GCGATCTTAAACGAATTTGTGAAACTGATCTGGGTTTGATATCTCAATGCTGCCTCACAAAGCATGTCTTCAAGATTAGCAGACAGTACTTGGCAAATCTCTCGCTTAAAATAAACGTCAAG ATGGGAGGAAGAAATACAGTGCTCTTGGATGCTTTAAGTTGGAGAATTCCTTTGGTTAGTGATATTCCGACAATAATATTTGGAGCTGATGTAACTCATCCAGAGTCCGGAGAGGACTCTAGTCCGTCGATAGCTGCT GTTGTGGCCTCACAAGACTGGCCAGAAGTGACCAAGTATGCTGGACTTGTATGTGCTCAGCCTCATAGACAAGAACTTATTCAAGATTTATACAAGACCTGGCAGGATCCTCAACGAGGAACAGTTGCTGGAGGCATGATCAG AGAGCTCTTACTTGCATTTAAAAAGGCCACTGGACAAAAGCCACTGAGGATAATCTTTTACAG AGATGGTGTGAGTGAAGGCCAATTCTACCAGGTTCTCCTATACGAACTCGACGCCATAAGAAAG GCCTGTGCATCACTGGAACCCACTTACCAACCTCCAGTTACATTCATTGTGGTTCAGAAGAGGCATCATACTAGGTTGTTTGCTAACAATCACAACGACAGAAGCAGCACTGACAAAAGTGGAAATATATTACCTG GTACTGTGGTGGATTCTAAGATCTGTCATCCTACTGAATTTGATTTCTATCTTTGTAGCCATGCCGGAATCCAG GGAACGAGTCGACCTGCTCATTATCATGTTCTCTGGGATGAAAACAACTTCACAGCAGATGAAATCCAATCACTCACAAACAACCTCTGTTACAC GTATGCTCGGTGCACGCGATCCGTTTCTGTTG TGCCTCCAGCATATTATGCTCATCTAGCAGCCTACCGAGCTCGATTCTACATTGAACCTGAAGGTTCCGAAACCGCTAAATCACGTTGTACACGCACAACCAATGGTTCATCGGTTCGGCCTTTACCAGCATTAAAAGATAAAGTGAAGAACGTGATGTTTTACTGTTAA
- the LOC105769061 gene encoding protein argonaute PNH1 isoform X1, whose protein sequence is MQPSMPIAEKNMPHMQMRDLKENYVVSKETLKGSMNQKKSSPQMMIKSGDRFEDGKKVLGRRNGRRRGRGYKVDRLQDGKLEPNMGSTPCKSLMFHTRPGYGQLGTKCIVKANHFLAEIPGSDLSHYSVEINPEVASRKLDKAIMTELVKLYRNSDLGTKLPVYDGRKNLYTAGSLPFTSKVFNVILADEDEETGNVRKRDFEVTIKFVAVASMAQLRNLLSGKQVDTPQGALNIIDTVLRELAAQRYLSVGRFLYSPTIRKPQALGGGVESWRGFYQSIRPTQMGLSLNIDMSTIAFIEPLPVVDFVAQILGKDVYSRPMSDADRVKVKKALRGVKVEVTHRGNVRRKYRVSGLTTQPTRELIFPLDEHMNMKSVVEYFQEMYGYTIRYAHLPCLQVGNEKKVNYLPMEACKIVEGQRYTKGLNEKQITSLLKVSCQRPHEQELDILQTVQQNDYDHDPYAKEFGINISSKLASIEARVLPAPWLKYSDTGKEKEYLPQVGQWNMMNKKVINGSTVRYWACINFSRSVQESTAHGFCQELVQMCQISGMEFDRDPVIPIYSARPDQVKKALKYVYHAAANKLEGKELELLIAILPDNNGSLYGDLKRICETDLGLISQCCLTKHVFKISRQYLANLSLKINVKMGGRNTVLLDALSWRIPLVSDIPTIIFGADVTHPESGEDSSPSIAAVVASQDWPEVTKYAGLVCAQPHRQELIQDLYKTWQDPQRGTVAGGMIRELLLAFKKATGQKPLRIIFYRDGVSEGQFYQVLLYELDAIRKACASLEPTYQPPVTFIVVQKRHHTRLFANNHNDRSSTDKSGNILPGTVVDSKICHPTEFDFYLCSHAGIQGTSRPAHYHVLWDENNFTADEIQSLTNNLCYTYARCTRSVSVVPPAYYAHLAAYRARFYIEPEGSETAKSRCTRTTNGSSVRPLPALKDKVKNVMFYC, encoded by the exons ATGCAGCCTTCAATGCCCATTGCTG AAAAAAATATGCCTCACATGCAAATGAGAGACCTGAAGGAGAACTATGTGGTGTCAAAAGAAACTCTAAAGGGGTCTATGAATCAGAAAAAATCATCACCCCAAATGATGATCAAAAGTGGGGATAGATTTGAAGATGGAAAGAAGGTTTTAGGAAGGAGAAATGGAAGGAGAAGAGGCCGAGGGTATAAAGTAGATAGGCTTCAAGATGGAAAGCTTGAGCCAAACATGGGTTCTACTCCATGCAAGAGCCTTATGTTTCATACAAGGCCTGGTTATGGCCAGCTGGGAACCAAGTGTATCGTTAAAGCCAACCACTTTCTTGCTGAGATACCGGGATCTGACTTGAGTCATTATAgt GTAGAAATAAACCCAGAAGTTGCTTCTCGTAAACTGGACAAAGCCATAATGACAGAGCTGGTTAAACTATATAGAAACAGTGACTTGGGGACGAAGCTTCCTGTTTATGATGGAAGGAAAAACCTATACACTGCTGGATCACTGCCTTTTACTTCTAAGGTGTTCAATGTAATATTGGctgatgaagatgaagaaacaGGCAATGTTAG GAAAAGAGATTTTGAAGTGACCATAAAGTTTGTAGCTGTAGCTAGTATGGCACAATTGCGCAACCTTCTATCTGGTAAACAAGTTGACACCCCTCAAGGTGCCCTTAATATTATTGACACGGTGTTAAGAGAACTCGCGGCTCAAAGGTACTTATCGGTTGGAAGGTTTCTTTATTCTCCTACTATAAGGAAACCGCAAGCATTAGGTGGTGGTGTAGAATCATGGCGTGGCTTCTACCAGAGTATAAGGCCTACTCAAATGGGATTGTCACTGAATATTG ATATGTCAACGATTGCTTTCATTGAACCATTACCTGTCGTTGATTTTGTTGCTCAAATTTTGGGTAAAGATGTTTATTCAAGGCCAATGTCCGATGCAGATCGTGTTAAG GTTAAGAAAGCTCTTAGAGGTGTCAAAGTGGAAGTGACTCACAGAGGAAATGTACGCAGAAAGTACCGGGTTTCAGGGCTAACAACTCAGCCAACAAGGGAGCTAAT TTTCCCACTTGATGagcatatgaacatgaaatcgGTGGTTGAGTACTTCCAAGAGATGTATGGATATACCATTAGATATGCACACCTACCTTGCCTTCAAGTAGGAAATGAGAAGAAGGTGAATTATTTGCCTATGGAG GCTTGCAAGATTGTTGAAGGACAGAGATATACTAAAGGGCTGAATGAAAAGCAGATTACTTCTCTGCTGAAAGTTTCATGCCAAAGACCCCATGAACAAGAATTAGACATCTTACAG ACAGTTCAACAGAATGACTATGATCATGATCCTTATGCAAAAGAGTTCGGCATCAATATAAGCAGCAAGCTTGCATCAATCGAGGCTCGAGTTCTTCCTGCACCATGG CTGAAGTATAGTGACActggaaaagaaaaggaatacTTGCCCCAAGTTGGTCAGTGGAATATGATGAACAAG AAAGTGATAAATGGAAGCACTGTAAGATACTGGGCTTGTATAAACTTCTCACGAAGTGTTCAAGAGAGCACTGCACATGGTTTTTGTCAAGAGTTGGTTCAAATGTGCCAAATTTCTGGCATG GAATTCGATCGAGACCCTGTAATTCCTATCTATTCAGCTAGACCAGATCAAGTTAAGAAGGCACTGAAATATGTATACCATGCTGCTGCAAACAAGCTTGAAGGAAAAGAACTTGAATTACTCATTGCCATTCTTCCAGACAACAATGGATCCTTATATG GCGATCTTAAACGAATTTGTGAAACTGATCTGGGTTTGATATCTCAATGCTGCCTCACAAAGCATGTCTTCAAGATTAGCAGACAGTACTTGGCAAATCTCTCGCTTAAAATAAACGTCAAG ATGGGAGGAAGAAATACAGTGCTCTTGGATGCTTTAAGTTGGAGAATTCCTTTGGTTAGTGATATTCCGACAATAATATTTGGAGCTGATGTAACTCATCCAGAGTCCGGAGAGGACTCTAGTCCGTCGATAGCTGCT GTTGTGGCCTCACAAGACTGGCCAGAAGTGACCAAGTATGCTGGACTTGTATGTGCTCAGCCTCATAGACAAGAACTTATTCAAGATTTATACAAGACCTGGCAGGATCCTCAACGAGGAACAGTTGCTGGAGGCATGATCAG AGAGCTCTTACTTGCATTTAAAAAGGCCACTGGACAAAAGCCACTGAGGATAATCTTTTACAG AGATGGTGTGAGTGAAGGCCAATTCTACCAGGTTCTCCTATACGAACTCGACGCCATAAGAAAG GCCTGTGCATCACTGGAACCCACTTACCAACCTCCAGTTACATTCATTGTGGTTCAGAAGAGGCATCATACTAGGTTGTTTGCTAACAATCACAACGACAGAAGCAGCACTGACAAAAGTGGAAATATATTACCTG GTACTGTGGTGGATTCTAAGATCTGTCATCCTACTGAATTTGATTTCTATCTTTGTAGCCATGCCGGAATCCAG GGAACGAGTCGACCTGCTCATTATCATGTTCTCTGGGATGAAAACAACTTCACAGCAGATGAAATCCAATCACTCACAAACAACCTCTGTTACAC GTATGCTCGGTGCACGCGATCCGTTTCTGTTG TGCCTCCAGCATATTATGCTCATCTAGCAGCCTACCGAGCTCGATTCTACATTGAACCTGAAGGTTCCGAAACCGCTAAATCACGTTGTACACGCACAACCAATGGTTCATCGGTTCGGCCTTTACCAGCATTAAAAGATAAAGTGAAGAACGTGATGTTTTACTGTTAA